In Humulus lupulus chromosome 6, drHumLupu1.1, whole genome shotgun sequence, a single genomic region encodes these proteins:
- the LOC133783747 gene encoding uncharacterized protein LOC133783747 codes for MPPIIQHFSHHHLLRQLDDIQDGYDVTRNCNLCELMIDSNQICYDCSEACLYSLHKACAELPQYLDHALHLDHDHHLMLKKRSSEDTTTMCYYCDNPFQSQEVLVYACNQCSLHMHIACAFTPIPTLISNNDKGDNAQYFCHQLPMKLLERDSSKDQAKCFVCQSVWSNSAYSCSSTSCKNFLHHSCANFQLKIDRHPFHSNHPLTLQFSKPRSCNLCCKTDCRLIFRCQNNECNFNLCTKCVVPKTTVRCQSHDHSLYFVDEAFFKGVCHACQKSYTKWSGHLVPEEVNLTQSFLFRCMECNFILHFLCGPLPSIIKFDYHIHSLTLVDHYTSKYDHYDEFYCDICEKERNPYFRVYCCNDCDYVAHIHCLLYEIMKVIKGNSNDVKLMSLGESRWTDQFIDTETDDKASEVTLGVLLSNTLTDQDNAMLNHPFTFGSSFEEVQAALEQHYNFLRREINAPLFDHQLRSIENIYKINHFPSFGSEDFKSLFWELLYYRPREGLKLDEKYLRQKIVDIKGYKVPVTLASILNTLLHQYTESDLFGPRVSSWTPGMKSVLATMFCVVCDQMCRTKMKDVTKDVLQDWVFCLNAIVGTRFTNSIGLPTFLAKIIKRFFCLEAIRYERDIKEKLKLRITELEAEMKKCKEKLDMFNTQMSLNLEKIEGPVNDALRLEEKNVDEIISFGELLYTDLEPYTFSLTS; via the exons ATGCCTCCTATAATTCAACATTTCAGTCACCACCATCTTTTGAGACAACTTGATGATATACAAGATGGGTACGATGTGACAAGGAATTGCAACCTATGTGAGCTTATGATCGACTCCAATCAAATATGCTACGACTGTAGCGAAGCGTGTCTCTATTCCCTCCACAAAGCATGTGCTGAGTTGCCACAATATCTTGATCATGCGTTGCATCTTGACCATGATCATCATCTGATGCTCAAGAAAAGATCATCAGAGGACACAACTACTATGTGCTATTACTGTGACAATCCTTTTCAAAGCCAAGAAGTTCTTGTTTACGCTTGCAATCAATGCTCTCTCCACATGCATATTGCATGCGCTTTCACTCCTATACCCACCTTGATAAGCAACAACGATAAAGGTGACAATGCTCAATATTTCTGCCATCAGCTTCCAATGAAATTGCTTGAGCGTGATAGTTCAAAAGACCAAGCCAAATGTTTCGTGTGTCAATCAGTATGGTCTAATTCGGCCTATTCTTGCTCCTCTACATCATGTAAGAATTTTCTTCATCACTCTTGTGCAAATTTTCAATTGAAAATTGATAGGCATCCTTTTCATTCAAACCATCCTCTCACACTTCAGTTTAGTAAGCCTCGATCTTGCAATTTATGCTGCAAGACAGATTGTAGGCTAATTTTCAGGTGTCAGAATAATGAGTGTAATTTTAATTTGTGCACAAAGTGTGTTGTTCCTAAGACAACTGTGAGATGTCAAAGTCATGATCACTCACTTTACTTTGTGGACGAAGCGTTTTTCAAAGGTGTTTGTCATGCTTGTCAAAAATCGTATACAAAGTGGAGTGGTCATCTTGTTCCTGAGGAGGTGAATCTTACCCAATCCTTCTTATTTCGATGCATGGAATGTAATTTTATCCTCCATTTTTTATGTGGCCCATTGCCATCCATCATAAAATTTGATTACCACATACATTCTTTAACTCTTGTTGATCATTACACAAGCAAATATGACCATTATGATGAATTCTATTGCGACATATGTGAAAAAGAAAGGAATCCATACTTCCGCGTGTACTGTTGTAATGATTGCGATTACGTTGCACATATTCATTGCCTACTTTATGAG ATCATGAAGGTGATAAAGGGTAATAGCAATGATGTGAAGTTAATGAGCTTGGGAGAGAGTCGGTGGACTGATCAATTTATTGACACAGAAACAGACGACAAGGCAAGTGAAGTGACCCTTGGGGTGTTATTGAGCAACACTCTAACTGATCAAGACAATGCAATGTTGAATCATCCCTTTACTTTTGGTTCTTCATTTGAGGAGGTCCAGGCTGCTCTAGAACAACATTACAACTTTCTTAGGCGAGAGATCAATGCTCCTCTATTTGATCATCAATTGCGATcaattgaaaatatttataaaatcaatCATTTTCCTTCTTTTGGCTCAGAAGATTTCAAGAGCCTTTTTTGGGAGCTTCTATATTATAGACCTAGAGAAGGTTTGAAATTGGATGAAAAGTACTTGAGACAAAAGATTGTGGATATCAAGGGTTATAAGGTACCAGTCACATTGGCCTCCATCTTAAACACTTTGCTCCACCAGTACACAGAATCAGATCTGTTTGGCCCAAGGGTCTCAAGTTGGACACCTGGAATGAAAAGTGTCTTGGCTACAATGTTTTGTGTAGTTTGTGATCAAATGTGCAGAACTAAGATGAAGGATGTCACCAAGGATGTTCTCCAGGACTGGGTTTTTTGTCTAAATGCCATTGTAGGAACTAGATTCACAAATTCCATTGGACTTCCTACTTTTTTGGCCAAAATCATTAAGCGATTTTTCTGTCTTGAAGCAATTAGATATGAAAGAGACATTAAAGAAAAACTAAAGTTAAGGATCACAGAGTTAGAAGCTGAAATGAAGAAATGCAAAGAGAAGCTTGACATGTTCAATACACAGATGTCTCTGAATTTGGAGAAAATTGAAGGACCTGTCAATGATGCTTTGAGATTGGAGGAAAAGAATGTTGATGAAATAATTAGTTTTGGTGAACTTCTATATACAGATCTTGAACCCTATACATTTTCCTTGACTTCTTAG